One stretch of Caloenas nicobarica isolate bCalNic1 chromosome 2, bCalNic1.hap1, whole genome shotgun sequence DNA includes these proteins:
- the LOC135984741 gene encoding feather beta keratin-like produces MACYDVCRPCGPTPLANSCNEPCSLQCQDSRVVIQPPAVLVTLPGPILTSYPQSTAVGSSSSAAVGNELGAQGVAINSGAFGYGYGFGGLCGFGGLGSCGGRRGGYIC; encoded by the coding sequence ATGGCCTGCTACGACGTCTGCCGCCCCTGCGGACCCaccccgctggccaacagctgcaacgagccctgttctctgcagtgccaggactcccgcgtcgtcatccagcctcccgccgtgctggtcaccctgccaggacccatcctcacctcttaCCCCCAGAGCACCGCCGTCGGATCCTCCTCATCGGCTGCCGTGGGCAACGAACTTGGTGCCCAGGGAGTTGCCATCAACTCCGGCGCCTTTGGCTACGGCTACGGTTTCGGAGGCCTGTGcggcttcggaggcctgggctCCTGCGGCGGCAGAAGGGGCGGCTACATCTGCTAA
- the LOC135985344 gene encoding feather beta keratin-like, producing the protein MACYDVCRPCGPTPLANSCNEPCSLQCQDSRVLIQPSTVVVTLPGPILTSYPQNTAVGSSSSAAVGNELGAQGVAINSGAFGYGYGFGGLGGFRGLGCFGGRRGGYIC; encoded by the coding sequence ATGGCCTGCTACGACGTCTGCCGCCCTTGCGGACCCaccccgctggccaacagctgcaacgagccctgttccctgcagtgccaggactcccgcGTCCTCATCCAGCCTTCCACCGTGGTGGTCACCCTGCCAggacccatcctcacctcttaTCCCCAGAACACCGCCGTCGGATCCTCCTCATCGGCTGCCGTGGGCAACGAACTTGGTGCCCAGGGAGTTGCCATCAACTCAGGTGCCTTCGGCTATGGCTACGGCTTTGGAGGCCTGGGCGGCTTCAGAGGCCTGGGCTGCTTCGGCGGCAGACGGGGCGGCTACATCTGCTAA